A part of Tardiphaga sp. vice304 genomic DNA contains:
- the mazG gene encoding nucleoside triphosphate pyrophosphohydrolase — MTPSRDIAGLIDIMARLRTPVTGCPWDLEQNFASIAPYTIEEAYEVADAIARHDLGDLCEGLGDLLLQVVFHARMAEEQNAFAFGDVVEAITRKMIRRHPHVFADKDGKLTPAEVKGAWARIKAEEKAERAARQPAGKAAPSSLLASIKAGQPSLTQAMALQRKASSVGFDWNDPRAVLAKIREEADEIEAALDRGDAQEVAAETGDLMFALVNLARHVGADPDLALRGTNVKFERRFGYIEQALAAQGRTLQDASLQEMDALWDEAKKTEAVVPAG; from the coding sequence ATGACCCCTTCCCGCGATATTGCCGGCCTGATCGACATCATGGCGCGGCTGCGCACCCCCGTCACCGGTTGCCCGTGGGACCTCGAACAGAACTTTGCCAGCATTGCGCCGTACACCATCGAGGAAGCCTATGAGGTCGCCGACGCCATAGCGAGGCACGATCTTGGCGATCTCTGCGAAGGGCTCGGCGACCTGCTATTGCAGGTGGTGTTTCATGCCCGCATGGCCGAGGAGCAGAATGCGTTTGCGTTCGGTGACGTCGTCGAGGCGATCACGCGAAAAATGATCCGGCGGCATCCGCATGTGTTTGCCGACAAGGACGGCAAGCTCACGCCGGCGGAGGTGAAAGGCGCGTGGGCGCGGATCAAGGCCGAGGAGAAGGCGGAACGCGCGGCGCGGCAGCCAGCGGGCAAGGCTGCGCCCTCCTCCTTGCTCGCCTCGATCAAGGCCGGGCAGCCGTCGCTGACCCAGGCGATGGCGTTGCAGCGGAAAGCGTCCAGCGTCGGCTTCGACTGGAACGACCCGCGTGCGGTGCTGGCAAAGATCCGCGAAGAGGCCGACGAGATCGAGGCCGCGCTCGATCGTGGCGATGCGCAAGAAGTCGCGGCCGAGACCGGCGACCTGATGTTCGCGCTGGTCAATCTCGCGCGCCATGTCGGCGCCGATCCCGATCTCGCACTGCGCGGCACAAATGTGAAATTCGAGCGCCGCTTCGGCTATATCGAACAGGCGCTGGCGGCGCAGGGCCGCACGCTGCAGGATGCGTCGCTGCAAGAGATGGATGCGTTGTGGGACGAGGCGAAAAAGACCGAGGCTGTCGTCCCGGCCGGGTGA
- the hflX gene encoding GTPase HflX, giving the protein MEHKSFDGAADRPRPAPGESTGRVVVIGPYLRERRGNADTQADSHVRDSEARLEEATGLARAIGLTIAEAVAAPLGQIRPATYLGKGKVEEILGLITGHDIELVVMDCALSPIQQRNLEKEWNTKVLDRTGLILEIFGRRAKTKEGTLQVELAHLNYQRSRLVRSWTHLERQRGGFGFMGGPGETQIEADRRLIGDRITRIENEIKKVQATRRLHRAGRQRVPYRVVALVGYTNAGKSTLFNRLTHADVTAEDMLFATLDPTLRALTLPHGGKAMLSDTVGFISNLPTQLVAAFRATLEEVLEADIILHVRDIAHEDADAQQSDVDKVLRQLGIDTDASERILEVWNKIDRFDADQRENIANIAARRPPEKPCFLVSAETGEGVDELLAAIETRLAATRITLDLSVDASDGAGVSWLHRNAEVLVKELHEGQFDMVVRVDETKRDIVMNKFGAVLHPVDDATA; this is encoded by the coding sequence TTGGAACATAAAAGCTTCGATGGGGCTGCCGACCGACCACGGCCGGCGCCGGGTGAATCGACGGGACGGGTGGTTGTCATCGGTCCCTATCTGCGGGAACGGCGCGGCAATGCCGATACGCAGGCGGACAGCCATGTCCGCGATTCCGAAGCGCGGCTCGAGGAAGCCACTGGCCTCGCCCGTGCCATCGGCCTGACCATCGCCGAAGCCGTGGCGGCGCCGCTCGGCCAGATCCGCCCCGCGACCTATCTCGGCAAGGGCAAGGTCGAGGAAATTCTCGGCCTGATAACCGGCCACGACATCGAGCTGGTGGTAATGGATTGCGCTCTGTCGCCGATCCAGCAGCGCAACCTCGAGAAGGAATGGAACACCAAGGTGCTCGACCGCACCGGCCTCATTCTGGAAATCTTCGGCCGCCGCGCCAAGACGAAGGAGGGCACGCTGCAGGTCGAACTCGCCCATCTCAATTACCAGCGCAGCCGTCTGGTGCGGTCCTGGACCCATCTGGAGCGCCAGCGCGGCGGCTTCGGCTTCATGGGCGGCCCCGGCGAGACCCAGATCGAGGCCGATCGTCGCCTGATCGGCGATCGCATCACGCGCATCGAGAACGAGATCAAGAAGGTTCAGGCGACGCGCCGGCTGCACCGTGCCGGGCGGCAACGCGTGCCATATCGGGTGGTGGCGCTGGTCGGCTACACCAATGCCGGCAAGTCGACGCTATTCAACCGTCTGACGCATGCCGACGTCACCGCCGAGGATATGCTGTTCGCGACGCTGGACCCGACGCTGCGCGCGTTGACGCTGCCGCATGGCGGCAAGGCGATGCTGTCGGACACGGTCGGCTTCATCTCCAACCTGCCGACGCAACTCGTGGCCGCATTCCGTGCCACGCTGGAAGAGGTGCTGGAAGCCGATATCATCCTGCATGTCCGCGACATCGCGCATGAGGATGCGGACGCGCAGCAGAGCGACGTCGACAAGGTGCTGCGGCAACTCGGCATCGACACCGACGCCAGCGAACGTATCCTGGAAGTCTGGAACAAGATCGACCGCTTCGATGCCGATCAGCGCGAGAACATCGCCAACATCGCCGCCCGCCGTCCGCCGGAGAAGCCGTGCTTCCTGGTCTCGGCGGAAACCGGCGAGGGCGTTGATGAATTGCTGGCGGCGATCGAGACCCGACTGGCCGCGACGCGCATCACGCTCGACCTGTCGGTCGATGCTTCCGACGGCGCCGGCGTAAGCTGGCTGCATCGCAACGCCGAAGTACTGGTGAAGGAGCTGCACGAAGGCCAGTTCGACATGGTTGTGCGGGTCGACGAGACCAAGCGTGACATCGTCATGAACAAGTTCGGCGCCGTGCTGCATCCGGTGGATGACGCGACGGCGTAA
- the hfq gene encoding RNA chaperone Hfq, whose amino-acid sequence MAADRAQNLQDTFLNHVRKTKTPLTIFLVNGVKLQGIVTWFDNFCLLLRRDGHSQLVYKHAISTIMPGAPIQLFEGGEDAPT is encoded by the coding sequence ATGGCGGCCGACCGCGCACAAAACCTACAAGACACGTTCCTCAATCACGTTCGCAAAACAAAAACGCCTTTGACGATCTTTCTGGTGAACGGAGTGAAGCTTCAGGGGATCGTCACATGGTTCGACAATTTCTGTCTGCTGCTCCGTCGCGATGGCCATTCGCAGCTTGTCTACAAGCACGCGATTTCGACCATCATGCCGGGTGCACCGATTCAGTTGTTCGAAGGCGGCGAAGATGCACCAACGTGA
- a CDS encoding D-amino-acid transaminase: MSRIAYVNGHYTPLRDAAVNVEDRGYQFADGIYEVCEIVGGKMVDFPRHMARMQRSLRELRIAEAMPLASLKVVMQEVVRRNRIRYGIVYLQISRGVAHRDHGFPAPEVKPSLVVTAKSLNFARNQAQAERGVKVITTAENRWPRVDIKTVGLLPNVLARQEARDKGAYEAWYVDGNGFVTEGASCNAWIVTKDGKVVTRTATSGILAGITRAVLIDVLAAMQLTLEERNFTPDEAYHATEAFVSSASQIVMPVVNIDGHAIGDGKPGGIAKRLREEFHKFAAIS, translated from the coding sequence ATGTCGCGCATTGCCTATGTGAACGGTCATTACACCCCTCTGCGCGACGCCGCCGTCAACGTCGAGGACCGCGGCTACCAGTTCGCCGACGGCATCTACGAGGTCTGCGAGATCGTCGGCGGCAAGATGGTCGATTTCCCTCGACACATGGCGCGGATGCAGCGCTCATTGCGCGAATTGCGGATCGCCGAAGCGATGCCGCTGGCCTCGCTCAAGGTCGTGATGCAGGAGGTGGTCCGCCGCAACCGCATCCGCTACGGCATCGTCTATCTGCAGATATCGCGCGGCGTCGCGCATCGCGACCACGGCTTTCCGGCGCCCGAAGTGAAGCCCAGCTTGGTCGTCACCGCCAAGTCGCTGAATTTCGCCAGGAACCAGGCCCAGGCCGAGCGCGGCGTGAAGGTCATCACCACCGCCGAGAATCGCTGGCCGCGGGTCGATATCAAGACCGTGGGCCTGTTGCCCAACGTGCTGGCGCGCCAGGAAGCGCGCGACAAGGGCGCCTATGAGGCCTGGTACGTCGACGGCAACGGATTCGTCACCGAGGGCGCCTCGTGCAATGCTTGGATCGTGACCAAAGACGGCAAGGTCGTGACCCGCACGGCTACCTCCGGCATTCTCGCCGGCATCACCCGCGCGGTGCTGATCGACGTGCTGGCAGCGATGCAACTAACGCTGGAAGAGCGCAATTTCACGCCGGACGAGGCGTATCACGCAACCGAGGCTTTCGTGTCCTCGGCTTCCCAGATCGTCATGCCCGTCGTCAACATCGACGGCCACGCCATCGGCGACGGCAAGCCGGGCGGTATTGCCAAGCGGTTGCGTGAGGAATTCCATAAGTTTGCGGCCATTTCCTGA
- the ntrX gene encoding nitrogen assimilation response regulator NtrX: protein MANDILIVDDEADIRDLVAGILDDEGFSTRTARDSDSALGEISNRRPNMVFLDIWLQGSKLDGLQLLEQIKRDHSELPVVMISGHGNIETAVAAIKRGAYDFIEKPFKADRLILVANRALETSRLKREVKELKQLAPVASSLTGRSAAMNQLRQTIDRAAKANSRILIVGPSGAGKELAARTLHNASQRSEGPFVVINAAAITPERMELELFGIEQSNGEQARKAGALEEAHGGTLFLDEIGDLPRETQNKILRVLVDQTFTRAGGTTKVHVDVRIISSTARNLEEEIAEGRFREDLYHRLSVVPIRVPPLSEHREDIPDLIEYFMEQISVATGLPKRQIGQDAMAVLQSHVWPGNVRQLRNNVERVMILAGGGPEVIITADMLPQDVGSMVPSMPTSNNGEHIMGLPLREAREVFERDYLIAQISRFSGNISRTAEFVGMERSALHRKLKALGVG, encoded by the coding sequence ATGGCCAATGACATTCTGATCGTCGATGACGAAGCCGACATCCGCGACCTTGTCGCGGGCATTCTCGACGACGAGGGATTCTCCACGCGCACGGCGCGCGACAGCGATTCGGCGCTCGGCGAAATCTCCAATCGCCGGCCCAATATGGTATTCCTCGACATCTGGCTGCAGGGCAGCAAGCTCGACGGGCTGCAACTGCTTGAGCAGATCAAGCGCGACCACTCCGAATTGCCGGTCGTGATGATCTCCGGCCACGGCAACATCGAGACCGCGGTCGCGGCGATCAAGCGCGGCGCCTATGACTTCATCGAAAAACCGTTCAAGGCCGACCGGCTGATCCTGGTCGCCAACCGCGCGCTGGAAACCTCCAGGCTGAAGCGTGAGGTCAAGGAGCTGAAGCAACTGGCGCCGGTGGCGAGCTCGCTGACCGGCCGTTCCGCCGCGATGAACCAGTTGCGCCAGACCATCGATCGCGCCGCCAAGGCCAACAGCCGCATCCTGATCGTCGGCCCCTCCGGCGCCGGCAAGGAACTGGCCGCGCGCACGCTGCACAACGCCTCCCAGCGTTCCGAAGGCCCGTTCGTCGTCATCAATGCGGCGGCGATCACGCCGGAGCGGATGGAGCTCGAACTGTTTGGCATCGAGCAGTCGAACGGCGAACAGGCGCGCAAGGCCGGCGCGCTCGAAGAGGCCCATGGCGGCACGCTGTTCCTCGACGAAATCGGCGATCTGCCGCGCGAGACCCAGAACAAGATTCTTCGCGTCCTTGTCGATCAGACCTTCACGCGGGCAGGGGGCACCACCAAGGTGCATGTCGACGTCCGCATCATTTCCTCGACCGCGCGTAATCTCGAGGAAGAGATCGCGGAGGGTCGTTTCCGCGAGGACCTCTATCATCGGCTGTCCGTGGTCCCGATCCGGGTGCCGCCTTTGTCCGAGCACCGCGAGGATATTCCGGATCTGATCGAATATTTCATGGAGCAGATCTCGGTCGCCACGGGTCTACCCAAGCGCCAGATCGGTCAGGACGCGATGGCCGTGCTGCAATCGCACGTCTGGCCCGGCAATGTCCGCCAGCTCCGCAATAACGTCGAGCGTGTCATGATTCTCGCCGGCGGCGGCCCGGAGGTGATCATCACCGCCGACATGCTGCCGCAGGATGTCGGCTCGATGGTGCCGTCGATGCCGACCAGCAATAATGGCGAGCACATCATGGGCCTGCCGCTGCGCGAAGCCCGCGAAGTGTTCGAGCGCGATTATCTGATCGCGCAGATCTCGAGGTTCTCGGGTAACATCTCACGCACTGCCGAATTCGTCGGCATGGAGCGCTCGGCGCTGCACCGCAAGCTCAAGGCCCTCGGCGTCGGTTAA